A section of the Oryza sativa Japonica Group chromosome 1, ASM3414082v1 genome encodes:
- the LOC4325146 gene encoding uncharacterized protein, which produces MDFKGFWESRFGGKKEQEPEQNGHANGVANGSVRKRTSDLAVYEQFEQQARQTEVRAAAIRDGNADAIQKPLLPSFESAEMRNLAETLLRDIIRGSPDVKWESIKGLENAKRLLKEAVVMPIKYPKYFTGLLSPWKGILLFGPPGTGKTMLAKAVATECKTTFFNISASSIVSKWRGDSEKLVKVLFELARHHAPSTIFLDEIDAIISQRGEARSEHEASRRLKTELLIQMDGLTKTNDLVFVLAATNLPWELDAAMLRRLEKRILVPLPEAEARHAMFEELLPSTTSKLEVPYDTLVEKTEGYSGSDIRLVCKEAAMQPLRRLMSVLEARDELVPEEELPEVGPLKPEDIEVALRNTRPSAHLHAHRYEKFNQDYGSQILSQEQA; this is translated from the exons ATG GATTTCAAGGGGTTCTGGGAGTCCAGATTCGGGGGCAAGAAGGAGCAGGAGCCGGAGCAGAACGGGCACGCCAATGGGGTGGCGAACGGGAGCGTCAGGAAGAGGACGTCCGATTTGGCGGTCTACGAGCAGTTCGAGCAGCAG GCCAGGCAGACGGAGGTGCGCGCCGCGGCGATTCGCGATGGGAATGCTGATGCGAT CCAGAAGCCCCTCCTACCTTCGTTTGAGTCAGCTGAAATGCGTAATCTTGCAGAGACATTGTTGCG GGACATTATTCGCGGCAGTCCAGATGTGAAATGGGAAAGCATCAAAGGACTGGAGAATGCCAAACGCCTTCTAAAAGAGGCAGTTGTCATGCCCATAAAGTATCCCAA ATACTTCACTGGTCTCTTGTCACCATGGAAAGGCATTTTACTTTTTGGTCCCCCAGGAACTGGGAAG ACAATGCTGGCAAAGGCTGTTGCTACTGAGTGTAAAACTACATTCTTCAACATTTCAGCATCATCAATTGTTAGCAAATGGCGTG GGGATTCAGAGAAGCTAGTTAAAGTTCTGTTTGAGCTTGCTAGACATCATGCACCATCGACAATATTTCTTGATGAAATTGATGCTATTATCAGCCAACGTGGTGAAGCTCGCAGTGAGCATGAAGCTAGTCGACGCTTGAAGACTGAGCTACTCATTCAG ATGGATGGCTTGACAAAGACGAACGACTTGGTATTTGTACTTGCAGCAACAAATTTACCTTGGGAACTGGACGCAGCTATGCTCCGCCGGCTTGAGAAACGG ATTCTCGTACCTCTTCCTGAGGCTGAAGCAAGGCATGCTATGTTTGAGGAACTTTTGCCATCAACTACCTCAAAGCTAGAGGTTCCATATGATACTTTAGTTGAGAAGACTGAAGGGTACTCTGGTTCAGATATCCGTCTTGTGTGCAAAGAAGCTGCCATGCAACCACTAAGACGTCTTATGTCAGTTCTTGAAGCCAGAGATGAGCTGGTGCCTGAGGAAG AATTGCCCGAGGTTGGTCCTCTCAAACCTGAAGACATCGAAGTTGCTTTGAGGAACACAAGGCCGTCTGCGCATCTCCATGCACATCGCTATGAGAAGTTTAACCAGGATTACGGAAGCCAGATCCTTAGTCAGGAGCAAGCCTGA
- the LOC4325302 gene encoding uncharacterized protein, translated as MSADELRLDLEELRRLEGLAKRPRVLSALANEIRAVDAKLAKATEPQAPQAVAAGSPPVVAAAAAPAPAAAAGVSYVTLGSFSWDQDAEKIKIYVFLEGVEQDKVETTFKPMSVDTKFHDVKGKNYRCAIPKLHKEIVPEKCKVLVKPTKIIVTLYKASKGNWLDLHFKEDKFKPSMAKEKDPMSGIMDLMKNMYEEGDEDMKRTIAKAWSDARSGKTADSVRGLP; from the exons ATGTCGGCGGACGAGCTGCGGCTGGACCTGGAGGAGCTGCGGCGGCTGGAGGGCCTCGCCAAGCGGCCCCGCGTCCTCTCCGCCCTCGCCAACGAGATCCGCGCCGTCGATGCCAAG CTGGCGAAAGCGACCGAGCCGCAGGCACCGCAGGCCGTCGCGGCGGGATCGCCACCtgtagtggcggcggcggcggcaccggcacctgctgctgctgctggggtGAGCTACGTGACGTTGGGGTCGTTCAGCTGGGATCAGGATGCTGAGAAGATAAAG ATTTATGTTTTCCTGGAGGGTGTTGAGCAAGATAAGGTGGAGACTACTTTTAAGCCTATGTCAGTAGATACAAAATTCCATGATGTGAAGGGCAAGAACTACCGATGTGCCATACCTAAGCTGCACAAAGAAATTGTTCCTGAGAAATGCAAGGTTTTAGTCAAGCCTACAAAGATTATTGTGACGCTTTACAAAGCTTCCAAAGGCAACTGGTTAGACTTGCATTTCAAGGAGGATAAG TTCAAGCCAAGCATGGCTAAGGAGAAGGATCCAATGTCTGGAATTATGGATTTGATGAAG AACATGTATGAGGAAGGTGACGAAGACATGAAGCGCACAATAGCCAAGGCCTGGTCTGATGCAAGGTCTGGGAAGACCGCCGATTCAGTGAGGGGATTACCTTGA